A region from the Streptosporangium sp. NBC_01756 genome encodes:
- a CDS encoding LysR family transcriptional regulator translates to MDLDTVRTFVAAADAGQFQEAAAELAVTQQAVSKRIAALERNLGVRLFTRTARGAELTIDGQAFLPHARELLRVAERAVASVLPGSRPLRVDVIASRTAASGLMRGFHRAHPEIELDVVMLFDIETALAAIGSGAIDASFRAVAVPGRPLPEDIESVRVLDEPLQLLTGPAHALAGARSVTVARLAGQRIWMPGIVPGTEWAAYYDDLVAEFGLTIEATGPNFGSDALLDTIADTPALATFMGEQTRLVWPADHGLRRIPVTDPTPVYPHSLLWRRDNPHPGLATLRAHLAAVAAGHDAAGTWAPGWAVPHPGRSPHKDEQGLTMPSEGEGRIQRR, encoded by the coding sequence ATGGACCTCGACACCGTCCGGACCTTCGTCGCCGCCGCCGACGCGGGGCAGTTCCAGGAGGCCGCCGCCGAGTTGGCGGTCACCCAGCAGGCCGTCTCCAAGCGCATCGCCGCGCTGGAGCGCAACCTCGGCGTGCGGCTGTTCACCCGCACCGCGCGCGGCGCCGAGCTCACCATCGACGGGCAGGCGTTCCTGCCTCACGCGCGCGAACTGCTGCGTGTCGCCGAGCGCGCGGTCGCGTCCGTGCTCCCCGGCAGCCGTCCGCTGCGCGTCGACGTGATCGCCTCGCGCACCGCGGCGTCGGGCCTGATGCGCGGCTTCCACCGCGCGCACCCCGAGATCGAGCTCGACGTGGTGATGCTGTTCGACATCGAGACGGCCCTCGCCGCCATCGGGTCCGGTGCGATCGACGCGTCCTTCCGCGCCGTCGCCGTGCCCGGCCGGCCCCTTCCCGAGGACATCGAGTCCGTCCGGGTGCTCGACGAGCCGCTCCAGCTCCTCACCGGGCCCGCCCACGCGCTGGCCGGCGCCCGGTCGGTGACCGTCGCCCGGCTCGCCGGGCAACGGATCTGGATGCCCGGCATCGTCCCCGGTACCGAGTGGGCCGCCTACTACGACGATCTCGTTGCCGAGTTCGGCCTCACCATCGAGGCGACCGGCCCCAACTTCGGCTCCGACGCGCTCCTCGACACCATCGCCGACACCCCGGCCCTGGCCACTTTCATGGGCGAGCAGACCCGCCTGGTCTGGCCCGCCGACCACGGCCTGCGCCGTATCCCGGTGACCGACCCGACGCCCGTCTACCCGCACTCGCTCCTGTGGCGCCGCGACAACCCCCACCCGGGGCTGGCCACCCTCCGCGCCCACCTCGCCGCCGTAGCGGCCGGCCACGACGCCGCCGGGACCTGGGCACCGGGCTGGGCGGTTCCGCATCCCGGCCGCTCCCCACATAAAGACGAACAGGGGCTCACCATGCCTTCGGAGGGTGAGGGCCGGATTCAGCGGCGGTAG
- a CDS encoding nuclear transport factor 2 family protein: protein MSSAIDPEADIRARLRQHWEASERGDVDAEHAIYAADAILDYPQSGERFRGRSRIQAQRGGHPAERHFTVRRILGRGDLWVSECVITYDGVPTYSLSVMEITDGLVTHETQYFADPFPAPPGRAALAEPIPVHDQ from the coding sequence GTGAGCAGCGCGATTGATCCTGAAGCCGATATCCGGGCTCGGCTCCGGCAGCACTGGGAGGCCTCCGAACGCGGGGACGTCGACGCTGAGCACGCGATCTACGCCGCAGACGCGATTTTGGACTACCCGCAGTCGGGCGAGCGCTTCAGAGGCCGGTCAAGGATCCAAGCACAACGCGGCGGGCACCCGGCCGAACGCCATTTCACCGTTCGCCGGATCCTGGGCCGCGGCGACCTTTGGGTGAGCGAATGCGTGATCACCTATGACGGCGTGCCCACATACTCGCTCAGCGTCATGGAGATCACCGATGGTCTCGTAACACACGAGACCCAGTACTTCGCCGACCCCTTCCCCGCGCCTCCGGGACGCGCCGCGTTGGCTGAGCCGATTCCGGTCCACGACCAATGA
- a CDS encoding DUF1838 family protein has product MVFRISGSVYANIEGNTYDPQLRHGQKLFNIEGYNIRRLYRVPGTTQLYQLSREIVFYTDPADPTKILREWKNPIDLRTYPVVPINNDTVNFGPFNVTPSYAGPPLRQMHDETAWTSDIPVRTDLRLALGESFGLVNGVYAAQEMFDFSVDAREIAVRTIAGTVPKGAMKTKISWSRTSPWAPFMCLPETGVRGQLTYHARSWSLPSYLDLEPWLRAEIDAAYPLFKAAPTAPGPSENSWTSFYNKQLGKGATTWTGWCAANGKA; this is encoded by the coding sequence ATGGTCTTCCGGATCTCGGGATCCGTTTACGCCAATATCGAGGGCAACACTTACGACCCGCAGCTGCGCCATGGCCAGAAACTGTTCAACATCGAGGGCTACAACATCCGTCGGCTGTACCGGGTACCCGGCACCACGCAGCTCTACCAGCTCTCCCGCGAGATCGTCTTCTACACCGACCCCGCCGACCCCACGAAGATCCTGCGGGAGTGGAAGAACCCGATCGACCTTCGGACCTACCCCGTCGTCCCCATCAACAACGACACGGTGAACTTCGGCCCGTTCAACGTCACCCCCTCCTACGCCGGCCCGCCACTGCGGCAGATGCACGATGAGACTGCCTGGACCAGCGACATCCCGGTTCGCACGGATCTCCGCCTCGCGTTGGGCGAGTCGTTCGGCCTGGTGAACGGCGTCTACGCGGCTCAGGAGATGTTCGACTTCTCCGTCGACGCCCGCGAGATCGCGGTCCGCACCATTGCGGGCACCGTCCCCAAAGGTGCTATGAAGACCAAGATCAGCTGGTCGAGAACGAGCCCGTGGGCGCCGTTCATGTGCCTTCCGGAGACCGGCGTCCGCGGGCAGCTCACCTACCACGCCCGCAGTTGGTCGCTGCCGTCCTACCTTGACCTTGAGCCGTGGCTGCGTGCGGAGATCGACGCCGCCTATCCGCTTTTCAAAGCCGCTCCCACCGCGCCCGGCCCGAGCGAGAACTCCTGGACCTCCTTCTACAACAAGCAGTTGGGTAAGGGGGCCACCACATGGACCGGCTGGTGCGCCGCCAACGGAAAGGCGTAA
- a CDS encoding nickel/cobalt transporter: MRAKTTRTAVAMAVSGLAVGAALVLPAVPAFAQVAHPLGNFTVNHYNGLRITPDRVENLAVVDSAELPTLQARSTVDADRSGTVSPAERSSYGTARCAELAAAQHLTVNGTATPWRVLETAFTYEPGQGGLQTSRLTCRLTATAEALRTPAAPAAPASETPASQVPAGNGTVSFGDDFLADRLGWREITAVSSGGIRLVRSSVPSTSMSRELRAYPDDLLAGPLNQRTAELTVTPGTGSTAIALPLIWNGPVADVLAALDRLFTGLVAAESLTAPLGLLAVLLSAVLGAGHALIPGHGKTIMAAYLAGRSGRPRDALVVGATVTATHTLGVLVVGLLLSAFSTLTGESVLGWLGLASGLLITVIGAGLLRSAWCAHRGDASGHGLFGHGHGHGHGHRHGHRGEDMPSAQEHDQRSSYFSHFGHEGDGSVHGHTHPAREAVATALLDRETPAQAERAARSRRGLVGMGVAGGMVPSPSALVVLLGAIALGRTWFGIALVFAYGVGMAGTLTATGLLLVRLAGRLDRMAVKGNGLAARLSSLAPIGTAAIVVALGLGLIVRGLAGAA; the protein is encoded by the coding sequence ATGCGAGCAAAGACCACCCGGACGGCGGTCGCCATGGCCGTCTCCGGCCTGGCGGTGGGGGCGGCGCTCGTGCTGCCCGCCGTACCCGCCTTCGCCCAGGTGGCGCACCCGCTGGGCAACTTCACCGTCAACCACTACAACGGCCTGCGGATCACCCCGGACCGAGTGGAGAACCTCGCAGTCGTAGACAGCGCCGAACTACCCACCCTCCAGGCCCGCTCCACAGTGGACGCCGACCGGTCGGGAACGGTCTCACCGGCCGAGCGATCGTCCTACGGCACCGCCCGGTGCGCCGAACTCGCCGCCGCGCAGCATCTGACGGTGAACGGAACCGCGACGCCATGGCGGGTCCTCGAAACCGCCTTCACCTACGAGCCCGGCCAGGGCGGCCTGCAGACCAGTCGCCTGACGTGTCGCCTGACCGCCACTGCGGAAGCGCTCCGGACACCCGCCGCTCCCGCAGCCCCCGCCTCCGAGACCCCGGCATCCCAGGTGCCCGCCGGGAACGGAACGGTCAGCTTCGGCGACGACTTCCTGGCCGACCGGCTGGGCTGGCGAGAGATCACCGCAGTGTCCTCCGGAGGGATACGACTGGTGCGGTCGTCCGTGCCGAGCACCAGTATGAGCCGGGAGCTGCGGGCCTACCCCGACGACCTGCTGGCCGGCCCGCTCAACCAGCGCACGGCGGAACTGACGGTGACCCCGGGGACCGGTTCCACGGCGATCGCCCTGCCGCTGATCTGGAACGGGCCCGTCGCAGACGTGCTGGCCGCACTGGACCGCCTGTTCACCGGACTGGTCGCCGCCGAGTCGCTCACCGCACCGCTGGGCCTGCTCGCCGTACTGCTGTCCGCGGTGCTCGGCGCAGGCCATGCCCTCATCCCGGGCCACGGTAAAACCATCATGGCCGCCTACCTCGCCGGGCGCAGCGGCCGCCCACGCGACGCGCTGGTCGTCGGCGCCACCGTGACGGCCACCCACACACTGGGCGTCCTCGTGGTCGGCCTGTTGCTGAGCGCTTTCTCCACCCTCACCGGGGAGAGCGTGCTCGGCTGGCTCGGTCTGGCGAGCGGCCTGCTGATCACCGTCATCGGCGCGGGTCTCCTGCGGTCGGCCTGGTGCGCCCACCGCGGCGATGCCTCCGGACACGGCCTATTCGGGCACGGACACGGACACGGACACGGGCACAGACACGGGCACAGGGGTGAGGACATGCCTTCCGCTCAGGAACATGACCAGCGCTCCAGCTATTTCAGCCATTTCGGCCATGAGGGCGATGGCTCTGTGCACGGCCACACGCATCCGGCCCGTGAAGCCGTCGCGACGGCGCTGCTGGACCGGGAAACGCCCGCCCAAGCCGAGCGGGCTGCGCGCTCGCGGCGTGGGCTGGTGGGAATGGGGGTGGCGGGAGGCATGGTGCCCAGCCCCTCGGCGCTCGTCGTCCTGCTCGGCGCCATCGCGCTCGGCCGCACCTGGTTCGGGATCGCATTGGTGTTCGCCTACGGTGTCGGGATGGCGGGCACGCTGACCGCCACCGGCCTGCTCTTGGTCAGGCTGGCGGGACGGCTCGACCGCATGGCGGTGAAGGGGAACGGCCTGGCGGCCCGCCTGTCCTCCCTCGCCCCGATCGGCACCGCCGCCATCGTCGTCGCACTCGGCCTGGGGCTGATCGTGCGGGGCCTGGCCGGAGCCGCCTGA
- a CDS encoding tetratricopeptide repeat protein: protein MKTSAKARLAAGVLALAAALTAGAALIPGERTPPVAGAPLQLVETPVSAVSLAGAIQALTTRLRRLPGDHQAWAQLGSAYVQQARLSADPSFYPKAEQALARSAALSPGNFAALTGQAALAAGRHDFTEAVRLAKLSQAANPYGQGAQAVLADAYTQLGRYGEATRAIDRLMELHPGVASFTRASYDAELRGDRTAARRMLEHALADAVSPADIAYCRHYLGELALRSGDLPGATEQYRLALQAAPDFAPALAGTARAAALDGRLDEAAGRYAAVVGRLPLAQYVIEYGEVLSAAGKDPAEQWALLRAQRELMKAAGVGDDLTWAEFEADHGSAARAVDHAEAEYARNPNVVAADALAWALHRDGRDRQALPYARKATATGWRNALLHHHRAEIERSLGLSAESKKSAARARDADPAFSPDLPALARFS, encoded by the coding sequence ATGAAGACATCCGCAAAAGCCCGGCTCGCCGCGGGCGTGCTGGCCCTGGCGGCGGCACTGACCGCAGGAGCGGCCCTGATCCCCGGTGAGCGAACGCCGCCGGTCGCCGGCGCCCCGCTCCAGCTGGTCGAGACCCCGGTCTCGGCCGTCTCTCTCGCCGGTGCGATCCAGGCGCTGACCACCCGGCTCCGGCGGCTGCCCGGCGACCATCAGGCCTGGGCGCAGCTCGGTTCGGCCTACGTCCAGCAGGCACGCCTGAGCGCCGACCCGTCCTTCTACCCGAAGGCCGAGCAGGCGCTGGCCAGATCCGCCGCGCTGAGCCCCGGCAACTTCGCCGCGCTGACCGGCCAAGCAGCGCTCGCCGCCGGCCGCCACGACTTCACCGAGGCCGTACGGCTGGCCAAGCTGTCGCAGGCCGCCAACCCCTACGGTCAGGGCGCCCAAGCGGTGCTGGCCGACGCCTACACCCAACTCGGCCGCTACGGCGAGGCCACGCGGGCGATCGACAGGCTGATGGAGCTGCACCCCGGCGTCGCGTCCTTCACCCGGGCCTCCTACGACGCCGAACTCCGAGGGGATCGCACGGCGGCGCGCCGCATGCTGGAGCACGCCCTCGCCGACGCCGTCTCCCCCGCCGACATCGCCTACTGCCGCCATTACCTGGGCGAGCTGGCTCTGCGCTCCGGCGACCTGCCCGGCGCCACCGAGCAGTACCGTCTCGCGCTGCAGGCCGCCCCCGACTTCGCCCCGGCCCTGGCCGGGACCGCCAGGGCCGCGGCGCTCGACGGCCGGCTGGACGAGGCCGCCGGGCGCTACGCCGCCGTGGTCGGGCGGCTGCCCCTGGCCCAGTACGTCATCGAGTACGGCGAGGTGCTGTCGGCGGCGGGAAAGGATCCCGCCGAGCAGTGGGCGCTACTGCGCGCCCAGCGGGAGCTGATGAAGGCGGCCGGGGTCGGGGACGACCTGACCTGGGCCGAGTTCGAGGCCGACCACGGCTCTGCGGCGCGGGCCGTCGACCACGCCGAGGCCGAATACGCCCGCAACCCCAACGTGGTCGCCGCCGACGCCCTGGCCTGGGCCCTGCACCGCGACGGCCGCGACCGGCAGGCCCTGCCCTACGCGCGCAAGGCCACCGCCACCGGCTGGCGCAACGCCCTGCTCCACCACCACCGCGCCGAGATCGAACGCTCACTCGGCCTGAGCGCGGAGTCCAAGAAGTCGGCCGCACGGGCCCGCGACGCCGACCCCGCCTTCTCCCCCGACCTTCCCGCCTTGGCGAGGTTCTCATGA
- a CDS encoding DUF4331 domain-containing protein, whose product MELRINRRALIGIGVAGALTASSFALLRAETGVASSHREAPMIAGDPRNDNTDVYAFVSPDRPDTVTLMANFIPFEEPNGGPNFYQFDTDSRYNIKIDSDGDAKPDTVYQWTFRNEDKRGTATFLYDNGPITSLNDKNLLFRQRYTLKKITHNGTRTLVEDGVVAPSNTGAASMPDYGSLRTQSIKALPGGGKAFAGQADEAFFADLRVFDLLYGGNLSEVGQDTLKGYNVHSLALQVPKDEVALKGDAGRNPVIGVWSTVDKWSPKGYVQVSRLGQPLVNEVVVPAGLKDAFNALPPYQDADVAAVVKRVTHPEVPRLLAAIYGLKAPRTPRADLAEIFLTGIAKTNGPIKADLNSQGLNKDAGKLRPSEMLRLNMAIAPAAEPDRLGVLAGDLQGFPNGRRLGDDVIDIALQAMAGAAQSGKLVDALAAGDKVNQNDKPLGTRFPYIPLPGDTSVNES is encoded by the coding sequence ATGGAGCTCCGAATCAATCGGCGCGCCCTGATCGGCATCGGTGTCGCGGGAGCACTCACCGCCTCATCGTTCGCCCTGCTCAGAGCGGAGACCGGCGTGGCGTCCTCACACCGCGAGGCGCCCATGATCGCGGGTGACCCCCGCAACGACAACACCGACGTGTACGCCTTCGTCAGCCCGGACAGGCCCGACACCGTCACCCTGATGGCCAACTTCATCCCGTTCGAAGAGCCGAACGGCGGGCCGAACTTCTACCAGTTCGACACCGATTCCCGCTACAACATCAAGATCGACAGCGACGGTGACGCGAAGCCCGACACCGTCTACCAGTGGACGTTCCGCAACGAGGACAAGCGCGGCACGGCCACCTTCCTGTACGACAACGGCCCGATCACCTCGCTGAACGACAAGAACCTGCTGTTCCGGCAGCGCTACACGCTCAAGAAGATCACCCACAACGGGACGCGGACCCTGGTCGAGGACGGGGTGGTGGCCCCGAGCAACACCGGCGCTGCCTCGATGCCCGACTACGGGTCGCTGCGCACCCAGTCGATCAAGGCTCTGCCCGGCGGCGGGAAGGCCTTCGCCGGTCAGGCCGACGAGGCGTTCTTCGCCGACCTGCGGGTCTTCGACCTGCTCTACGGCGGCAACCTGTCCGAAGTCGGCCAGGACACTCTCAAGGGCTACAACGTGCACAGCCTGGCCCTGCAGGTGCCCAAGGACGAGGTCGCGCTGAAAGGCGACGCCGGCCGCAACCCGGTCATCGGCGTCTGGTCCACCGTGGACAAGTGGAGCCCGAAGGGCTACGTCCAGGTCTCCCGCCTGGGCCAGCCGCTGGTCAACGAGGTCGTGGTCCCGGCCGGGCTGAAAGACGCCTTCAACGCGCTGCCCCCGTACCAGGACGCCGACGTCGCCGCCGTCGTCAAACGCGTCACCCACCCGGAGGTCCCGCGTCTCCTTGCGGCCATCTACGGTCTCAAGGCGCCCAGGACCCCCCGGGCCGACCTGGCCGAGATCTTCCTGACCGGCATCGCCAAGACCAACGGCCCGATCAAGGCCGACCTCAACTCCCAGGGTCTCAACAAGGACGCCGGGAAACTGCGCCCGTCGGAGATGCTGCGGCTGAACATGGCCATCGCGCCCGCAGCCGAACCGGATCGGCTCGGCGTGCTCGCCGGCGACCTGCAGGGCTTCCCGAACGGCCGCCGCCTCGGCGATGACGTCATCGACATCGCCCTGCAGGCGATGGCCGGCGCCGCCCAGAGCGGCAAGCTCGTCGACGCGCTGGCGGCCGGCGACAAGGTGAACCAGAACGACAAGCCGCTCGGCACGCGGTTCCCCTACATCCCGCTGCCCGGCGACACATCGGTCAACGAGAGCTGA
- the sigK gene encoding ECF RNA polymerase sigma factor SigK: MKPKGVPRPLEGRDFSQSGLGDLLEHVARGDRVAFERVYDLIAGPVYGLVLRVLRDPAQSEEVAQEVLVEVWRNAARYERVRGSATAWVMTIAHRRAVDRIRSAQAAVDREDRVARLEVHRPFDEVAESVETRLERERLRRCLAGLTELQHQSVTFAYYGGYSYREVAELLKVPLATVKTRMRDGLIRMRDCLGVER; encoded by the coding sequence ATGAAGCCCAAAGGGGTGCCGAGACCGCTGGAAGGCCGCGACTTTTCCCAGAGCGGGCTGGGAGACCTGCTCGAACACGTGGCGCGCGGGGATCGCGTCGCCTTCGAACGGGTCTACGACCTGATCGCCGGTCCCGTCTACGGGCTGGTCCTGCGCGTGCTGCGCGACCCCGCCCAGAGCGAGGAGGTCGCCCAGGAAGTCCTCGTCGAGGTGTGGCGCAACGCCGCCCGCTACGAACGCGTCCGCGGCTCGGCGACGGCCTGGGTCATGACGATCGCCCACCGCCGCGCCGTCGACCGGATCCGTTCCGCCCAAGCCGCCGTCGACCGCGAGGACCGCGTGGCCAGGCTGGAGGTGCACCGACCTTTCGACGAGGTCGCCGAATCGGTGGAGACCCGCCTGGAACGCGAACGGTTACGCCGCTGCCTGGCCGGGCTCACCGAACTGCAACACCAATCCGTCACCTTCGCCTATTACGGCGGATACTCCTACCGTGAAGTCGCCGAACTGTTGAAGGTGCCGCTGGCGACGGTGAAGACCCGGATGCGTGACGGGTTGATCCGCATGCGCGACTGCTTGGGGGTGGAACGATGA
- a CDS encoding anti-sigma factor produces MNDAEEGRDPHTLAGAYVLDALDVPADWLRFEAHLSRCAECAQEVRGLAETAARLGHAAAADPPPALRERVMAQLDHVRQLPPSVSAHAHGARSGTPWWPRLAAGLAATGLAAAVLLGLIAVRAQEQLEQLRQRDRQISTVLAAPDVRTLTVTAQQGGTATVAFSRAEGKLVFLAGGLAALPDSSTYQLWQIGPAGIRSAGLMRPDDSGHTPPIVTAPAAATTQLGVTVEPEGGSAQPTAEPLLLVDLPAT; encoded by the coding sequence ATGAACGACGCCGAAGAGGGCCGCGACCCGCACACACTGGCCGGCGCCTACGTCCTGGACGCCCTCGATGTCCCTGCCGACTGGCTGCGCTTCGAAGCGCACCTGAGCCGCTGCGCCGAGTGCGCACAAGAGGTACGTGGTCTGGCTGAGACCGCCGCCAGGCTCGGCCACGCCGCCGCCGCCGATCCACCGCCGGCACTGCGCGAGCGAGTGATGGCCCAGCTCGATCACGTCCGTCAGCTGCCGCCGTCCGTCTCCGCGCATGCGCACGGTGCACGGAGCGGGACCCCGTGGTGGCCCCGCCTCGCGGCGGGCCTGGCCGCCACGGGCTTGGCCGCCGCCGTGCTGCTGGGCCTGATCGCGGTCCGCGCCCAGGAGCAGCTGGAGCAGCTCCGGCAGCGCGACCGGCAGATCTCCACCGTCCTGGCCGCCCCCGACGTCCGCACCCTCACCGTGACCGCGCAGCAGGGCGGTACCGCCACCGTGGCGTTCTCCCGTGCGGAGGGAAAGCTGGTGTTCCTGGCCGGCGGGCTGGCCGCCCTCCCCGACAGCAGCACCTACCAGCTGTGGCAGATCGGACCTGCGGGCATCCGCTCGGCCGGGCTGATGCGTCCCGATGACTCCGGCCACACCCCGCCCATCGTTACCGCCCCCGCCGCGGCCACCACCCAGCTCGGTGTCACCGTCGAACCCGAAGGCGGTTCCGCCCAGCCCACCGCCGAGCCCCTGCTCCTGGTCGACCTGCCCGCCACCTGA
- a CDS encoding TetR/AcrR family transcriptional regulator C-terminal domain-containing protein, whose protein sequence is MKLDRGRIIATALQLLDEVGLDQLTLRRLASELGVQAPALYWHFANKQELLDEMADALTREIPLRPLAEGEPWQDWLADRMRNQRRMLNAHRDAARLFVGARPGPSTLPMFQTALESLRRAGFPPREALRGLFTLGHYVTGFVLEEQAQSAGPPQDDLEQARHWFADHPALFEAVAQSGHPQGEETFEHGLSTILNGMRDHLTSSPPPS, encoded by the coding sequence ATGAAACTGGACCGCGGCAGGATCATCGCCACCGCGCTGCAACTGCTGGACGAGGTCGGTCTGGACCAGCTGACTCTGCGCCGCCTGGCCAGTGAGCTCGGCGTGCAGGCGCCGGCGCTGTACTGGCACTTCGCCAACAAGCAGGAGCTGCTGGATGAGATGGCCGACGCACTGACCCGGGAGATCCCGCTACGGCCCCTGGCCGAGGGCGAGCCCTGGCAGGACTGGCTCGCCGACCGCATGCGCAACCAGCGGCGCATGCTCAACGCCCACCGCGACGCTGCCCGGCTGTTCGTGGGCGCCCGGCCCGGCCCCAGCACGCTGCCGATGTTCCAGACCGCACTGGAGTCCCTCCGGCGCGCCGGATTTCCACCGCGCGAGGCGCTGCGCGGCCTGTTCACCCTGGGCCACTACGTCACCGGATTCGTGCTGGAAGAACAGGCACAATCCGCGGGCCCACCACAGGACGATCTCGAACAGGCCCGCCACTGGTTCGCCGACCACCCGGCCCTGTTCGAGGCCGTCGCGCAGAGCGGCCACCCGCAGGGCGAGGAGACCTTCGAACACGGCCTGTCCACGATCCTGAACGGTATGCGCGACCACCTGACTTCTTCCCCGCCGCCGAGCTGA
- a CDS encoding FAD-dependent monooxygenase has product MDHVDVLIVGAGPTGLTLACDLTRRGISCRVIEQSPTPQVGSRGFTLKPRSLEVFDDLGVADRITAAAQVQSRTRFHLGRPLLFDLRVPPAPPSRRRPYPNSLAIPEWRTEAVLRERLTELGGAVEFGCRLFDFHCDDDQAVTATLQCDDTTETVHASYLVGADGGRSTVRRRLGLDFSGATHDGTRALIADVHIDGLNHRDAVHFWMAANGHILVLRPTPHTPTWQAVASLAPDAHGVWPEASLQYLQQAITERTGRTDIRLSDPTWLSVWRYNLRMVDTYRVGRVFLAGDAAHVHSPFGGFGMNTGIQDAYNLGWKLALVLRGAADEHLLDTYQTERLPVARAILAESDKRFAAATPPAIIRPLLRFIVKSSFVRQQINDRNDHPTYRTSPLSLNLTGRRSRLRAGDVAPDAPLRLAPDAPRIRLVDLFRGPHFTILTFGPRHAQAVEHATRDLADHLHAHTVTASRQQPPTGATALIDAEGHIRRTYGAREGTLIVVRPDGYIGLIAHHATDRTLRDYLAQVHLRPTSQRPLVPPPHNDEPTRQSI; this is encoded by the coding sequence ATGGACCACGTCGACGTGCTGATCGTCGGTGCCGGGCCGACCGGGCTGACCTTGGCCTGCGACCTGACCCGCCGCGGCATCAGCTGCCGGGTCATCGAACAGAGCCCCACCCCCCAGGTCGGCTCCCGGGGCTTCACCCTCAAGCCGCGCAGCCTGGAGGTTTTCGATGACCTCGGTGTCGCGGACCGCATCACCGCCGCCGCCCAGGTGCAGTCCCGGACCCGTTTCCATCTGGGCCGGCCGCTGCTGTTCGACCTGCGGGTCCCGCCCGCTCCGCCCAGCCGGCGGCGCCCCTATCCCAACTCGCTGGCCATCCCCGAATGGCGGACCGAAGCCGTCTTGCGCGAGCGGCTGACCGAGCTGGGCGGTGCCGTCGAGTTCGGCTGCCGGCTGTTCGACTTCCACTGCGACGATGACCAGGCGGTGACCGCGACCCTGCAATGTGACGACACCACCGAGACCGTGCACGCCTCCTACCTGGTCGGCGCGGACGGCGGCCGCAGCACCGTCCGCCGCCGCCTGGGCCTGGATTTTTCCGGCGCCACCCACGACGGCACCCGCGCACTGATCGCCGACGTGCACATCGACGGACTGAACCACCGCGATGCGGTGCATTTCTGGATGGCCGCCAACGGGCACATCCTGGTGCTGCGGCCCACCCCCCACACCCCGACCTGGCAGGCCGTGGCCTCACTGGCCCCCGACGCGCACGGTGTCTGGCCCGAAGCCTCGCTGCAATACCTGCAGCAGGCGATCACCGAACGCACCGGCCGCACCGACATCCGCCTGAGCGACCCGACCTGGCTGTCGGTCTGGCGCTACAACCTGCGCATGGTCGACACCTACCGCGTCGGCCGCGTCTTCCTGGCCGGCGACGCCGCTCACGTGCACAGCCCGTTCGGCGGCTTCGGCATGAACACCGGCATCCAGGATGCCTACAATCTCGGCTGGAAACTCGCCCTGGTCCTCCGCGGCGCCGCCGACGAGCACCTGCTCGACACCTACCAAACCGAACGACTGCCCGTCGCCCGTGCCATCCTGGCCGAAAGCGACAAGCGCTTCGCCGCCGCCACCCCACCGGCCATCATCCGGCCACTGCTGCGCTTCATCGTCAAGTCGTCCTTCGTCCGCCAGCAGATCAACGACCGAAACGACCACCCCACCTACCGCACCAGCCCGCTGAGCCTGAACCTGACCGGGCGCCGCAGCCGTCTACGCGCCGGTGACGTCGCCCCCGACGCCCCACTCCGACTCGCCCCCGACGCCCCTCGCATCCGGCTGGTCGACCTGTTCCGCGGGCCGCACTTCACCATCTTGACCTTCGGCCCCCGTCACGCCCAGGCAGTCGAGCACGCCACCCGCGACCTCGCCGACCACCTGCACGCCCACACCGTCACCGCATCACGACAGCAGCCTCCCACCGGCGCCACGGCCCTGATCGACGCCGAAGGTCACATCCGCCGCACCTACGGTGCTCGCGAGGGCACCCTGATCGTCGTGCGACCCGACGGCTACATCGGACTCATCGCACACCACGCCACGGACCGGACCCTGCGCGACTACCTCGCCCAAGTCCACCTACGCCCCACCTCACAGCGACCCCTCGTGCCGCCGCCTCACAATGACGAACCCACCCGCCAATCGATCTGA